GCTGCCGGCGGCGAGGTAAGAAGAGAACGAAGAGGCAGGGGCAGGAAACCATGGACACGGCCATTCCCAACGAACCCAACAACGGGCACCCCAACCAGAAGCACCCAGGTGCGGGGCGCCGCAAGACCCGTGGGCAACCGAGGGGGCGCCAGGTTGACCTGATCGCGCTGGCCGAGGTCCAGGACCTGCTGGGCGACCGTCCCCGCCGGCCGGACCTGCTGATCGAGCATCTGCACCTCCTCCAGGACCGCTACCACGCCCTGCACGCGCGCCACCTGGTGGCGCTGGCGCAGGAGATGCGGCTGGCCCTGGTCGAGGTGTACGAGGTCGCCAGCTTCTACGCCCATTTCGACATCGTGTTCGACGGGGAGGAAGCTCCGCCGCCGCTCACGATCCGGGTGTGCGACAGCCTGACCTGCGAGCTGAAGGGTGCCGCCAAGCTGCTCGAAGCCCTGCCGGACGCCGTCGGCCCCAATGTCCGCGTCGTCCGCGCGCCCTGCATGGGCGCCTGCCACAACGCCCCCGCGGTGGCGCTCGGCCATGCCCTGCACGAACACGCCACGGTGGAGAACGTCAAACAGGCGCTCGACGCCGGCCACACCCACCCCCACGTCCCCGACTATCACGGGTTCGACGACTACCGCGCCGGCGGCGGCTACAAGCTGCTGGAGGAGTGCCTGGACGGCACCCGCGACCTGGAATCGATCCTGACCACCCTCGAAGGCTCCAGCCTGCGCGGCCTGGGCGGCGCCGGCTTCCCGACCGGGCGCAAGTGGCGCTTCGTCCGGGCCGAGCCGGGGCCGCGCCTGATGGCGATCAACGGCGACGAGGGCGAGCCCGGCACCTTCAAGGACCGCCACTACCTGGAGACCGACCCCAACCGTTTCCTGGAAGGGATGCTGATCGGCGCCTGGGCGGTGGAGGCGACCGACGTCTACATCTATCTGCGCGACGAATACCCCCAGTGCCGCGAGATCCTGGACCGCGAGATCGCCAAGGTCGAGCAGGCGGGCCTCAGCCGGCACACGAAGATCCACATGCGGCGCGGCGCCGGCGCCTATATCTGCGGCGAGGAATCGGCGATGCTGGAAAGCATCGAGGGCAAGCGCGGCCTGCCGCGCCACAAGCCGCCGTTCCCGTCCCAGGTCGGCCTGTTCGGCCAGCCGACGCTGATCAACAACATCGAGACCGTCTTCTGGGTCCGCGACATCGTCGAGAAGGGCCCGGAATGGTGGTCCGGCCACGGCCGCAACGGCCGCAAGGGCCTGCGCAGCTACTCCGTCTCCGGCCACGTGAAGGAGCCCGGCGTCAAGCTGGCCCCCGCCGGCGTCACCATCACTGAACTCATCGACGAGTTTTGCGGCGGCATGGAGGACGGCCATACCTTCAAGGGCTACCTGCCCGGCGGCGCCTCCGGCGGGATCCTGCCCGCCAGCATGGGCGACATCCCGCTGGATTTCGGCACCCTTGAGCAGCACGGCTGCTTCATCGGCTCCGCCGCCGTGGTCGTGCTGTCCGACAAGGACGACATGAAGGCGGTCGGCCTGAACCTGATGAAGTTCTTCGAGGACGAGAGCTGCGGCCAGTGCACCCCCTGCCGCGCCGGCACCGAGAAGGCCGTCAAGCTGCTGGAGCGTCCCCGCTGGGACCAGCCGCTGCTGGGCGAGCTGGCGAAGGTCATGACCTCGGCCTCGATCTGCGGCCTGGGCCAGGCGGCCATGAACCCCATCAAACAGATCATGAAGCATTTCCCGGAGGACCTGACATGACCGAGGCGATCCGATTTTTCCTCGACGGCGAAGAGGTCGAGGCCCGTCCCGGCGAGACCATCTGGCAGGTCGCCAACCGTCGCGGCACCGAGATTCCCCACCTGTGCTACACCCCGGCCCCCGGCTACCGGCCCGACGGCAACTGCCGCGCCTGCATGGTCGAGGTCGAAGGCGAGCGCGTGCTGGCCGCGAGCTGCATCCGCAAGCCGCAGAACGGCATGAAGGTCAACACCGCCAGCGAGAGCGCCAAGTCGGCCCGCAAGCTGGTGTTCGAGCTGCTGGTCGGCGACCAGCCCGACCGGAAGGAGGCGCACGACCCCGACGCCCGCTTCTGGCAGTGGGCCGACAGACTTGAAGTCTCCGACAGCCGCTTCCCCGGCGCCGACGCGGCGCCCGAGAAGGACTTCAGCCACCCCGCCATGGCGGTCCAGCTCGACGCCTGCATCCAGTGCAACCTGTGCGTCCGCGCCTGCCGCGAGGTCCAGGTCAACGACGTGATCGGCATGGCGATGCGTGGCCACGCCGAGAAGATCGTCTTCGACTTCGACGATCCCATGGGCGTCAGCACCTGCGTCGCCTGCGGCGAGTGCGTCCAGGCCTGCCCGACCGGCGCCCTGATGCCGGCCACCCAGGTGGACGCCAAGACCGGCGTCTTCTCGGCGGCGCCCGACCGCAAGGTGGACAGCGTCTGCCCCTATTGCGGCGTCGGCTGCCAGCTCACCTACAACATCAAGGACGACAAGCTGCTGTCGGTCACCGGCCGCGACGGCCCGTCGAACCAGAACCGGCTTTGCGTCAAGGGCCGCTTCGGCTTCGACTATGTCCACCACGAGGACCGGCTGACCGTTCCGCTGATCCGCCGCGAGGGCGTGTCCAAGCATGACGTGGACATCGACCCCGAGAACCCGCTGACCCACTTCCGCCGCGCGAGCTGGGAAGAGGCGCTGGAGGTGGCGGCCAAGGGCCTGGCGAGGATCCGCGACGAGCGGGGCGGCGACGCGCTGGCCGGCTTCGGCTCCGCCAAGGGCTCGAACGAGGAGGCCTACCTGTTCCAGAAGCTGGTCCGCACCGGCTTCGGCACCAACAACGTCGACCACTGCACCCGGCTATGCCACGCCTCCTCGGTGACGGCGCTGATCGAGGGCATCGGCTCCGGCGCGGTGACGGCCCCCTTCATGTCGGCCAAGGACGCCGAGGTGATCGTGGTGATCGGCGCCAACCCGACCGAGAACCATCCGGTCGCCGCGACCTTCTTCAAGAACGCGGTGGAGCGGGGCGCCAAGCTGGTGGTGATGGACCCGCGCGGCCAGGCGCTGAAGCGCTTCGCCACCCACATGCTCCAGTTCAAGCCGGGCCGCGACGTGGCGATGCTGAACGCCATGCTCAACGTCATCATCACGGAGAACCTGTACGACCAGCAATATGTCCAGGCCAACACCCAGGACTTCGAGGAGCTGAAGGAGCACGTCAAGG
The Skermanella mucosa DNA segment above includes these coding regions:
- a CDS encoding NAD(P)H-dependent oxidoreductase subunit E encodes the protein MDTAIPNEPNNGHPNQKHPGAGRRKTRGQPRGRQVDLIALAEVQDLLGDRPRRPDLLIEHLHLLQDRYHALHARHLVALAQEMRLALVEVYEVASFYAHFDIVFDGEEAPPPLTIRVCDSLTCELKGAAKLLEALPDAVGPNVRVVRAPCMGACHNAPAVALGHALHEHATVENVKQALDAGHTHPHVPDYHGFDDYRAGGGYKLLEECLDGTRDLESILTTLEGSSLRGLGGAGFPTGRKWRFVRAEPGPRLMAINGDEGEPGTFKDRHYLETDPNRFLEGMLIGAWAVEATDVYIYLRDEYPQCREILDREIAKVEQAGLSRHTKIHMRRGAGAYICGEESAMLESIEGKRGLPRHKPPFPSQVGLFGQPTLINNIETVFWVRDIVEKGPEWWSGHGRNGRKGLRSYSVSGHVKEPGVKLAPAGVTITELIDEFCGGMEDGHTFKGYLPGGASGGILPASMGDIPLDFGTLEQHGCFIGSAAVVVLSDKDDMKAVGLNLMKFFEDESCGQCTPCRAGTEKAVKLLERPRWDQPLLGELAKVMTSASICGLGQAAMNPIKQIMKHFPEDLT
- the fdhF gene encoding formate dehydrogenase subunit alpha produces the protein MTEAIRFFLDGEEVEARPGETIWQVANRRGTEIPHLCYTPAPGYRPDGNCRACMVEVEGERVLAASCIRKPQNGMKVNTASESAKSARKLVFELLVGDQPDRKEAHDPDARFWQWADRLEVSDSRFPGADAAPEKDFSHPAMAVQLDACIQCNLCVRACREVQVNDVIGMAMRGHAEKIVFDFDDPMGVSTCVACGECVQACPTGALMPATQVDAKTGVFSAAPDRKVDSVCPYCGVGCQLTYNIKDDKLLSVTGRDGPSNQNRLCVKGRFGFDYVHHEDRLTVPLIRREGVSKHDVDIDPENPLTHFRRASWEEALEVAAKGLARIRDERGGDALAGFGSAKGSNEEAYLFQKLVRTGFGTNNVDHCTRLCHASSVTALIEGIGSGAVTAPFMSAKDAEVIVVIGANPTENHPVAATFFKNAVERGAKLVVMDPRGQALKRFATHMLQFKPGRDVAMLNAMLNVIITENLYDQQYVQANTQDFEELKEHVKDYTPERMEEICGIAADELRTVARLYARSEASIIFWGMGVSQHTHGTDNVRCLIAMALTTGQIGRPGTGLHPLRGQNNVQGASDAGLIPMVFPDYQSVETPAIREFYEDLWGTKLPGKRGLTVVEIMDAIHDDKISGMYIMGENPAMSDPDVGHAREALAKLDHLVVQDIFLTETAKYADVVLPASAWPEKDGTATNTNRQVQMGRKALPLPGEAREDWEIVTQLANRLGLNWTYSHPSEIFAEMTKAMPSLANITWDRLEREHSVTYPCDAPDQPGHEIVFGNGFPTETGRGRLVPAAIIPPAEEPDAEYPMVLTTGRQLEHWHTGAMTRRAQVLDDLEPEAVAYMAPADLRRMGLNGGDRMRVSTRRGHVELVARADYAVPTGLIFMPFCYAEAAANVLTNPQLDPFGKIPEFKYCAARVEPLREAAQAAE